The Acidimicrobiales bacterium genome contains a region encoding:
- a CDS encoding FG-GAP-like repeat-containing protein yields the protein MTTRHQRRRPWTAALAVLLALASATAPAAPAGAVPSPPAGQAPGQPAPRATATLRLSRNLDHVLRGNYDGDGSAASFSSPAVTDVTGDGVAEVVTATVDGWVIAFRADGSRLWDTDLGRTSIQSSPAVADMTGDGRPDVVVGTLDGRVVLLDGPSGGRLRTFGDGGPQGCLPICFPRGFHATPALGDVNGDRRPDIVAASYNHHVYAWTAGGTLLFRRNLYDTIWSSPVIADIDRNGTNEIVVGSDVDASNAVLGGPSGGLVWVLNRSGSTYGGYPKRFAGQVIWSSPAVGDINADGNVDIVVGSGVYYPNPNGWKVIAITGRTGRAVPGWPAATNGRVMGSPALGDLTGDGRPEVVVTSEGGYLYAFNGNGSRRWAACDRTNGSGCNPGGAGTHSSPAIADVDGDGQAEVVSALEFTLRVYSGSTGTVEDALSLGSGSTHVVPSTTPSIGEIGGRTFIAYQEHVRRGHSQPYGRANDVHRVQLLTTDQGMCAAPWATFKANAGRGARFSTAPPRWTPFTCPAAFVDQQYRDFLGRAADDPGRAYWTARLHHGTRSGSWVINAFIRTPEFEDVIAPVVRAHFGIGGTYPTSAAAVRADASRLRQGTPLATVAQDLIDAHPTTANLTDEQFVDAVYRNALGRAPTAQELATETGRLASGTTRGALVARVAEGPTATGRLQPSVDVTMLYLGMLDRPPDASGFAHWVPVTRRDGPDRLIRGFQTSAEYRDRVT from the coding sequence ATGACGACCAGGCACCAGCGCCGTCGACCCTGGACGGCGGCCCTCGCCGTCCTGCTGGCCCTGGCCAGCGCCACCGCGCCCGCCGCCCCGGCCGGGGCGGTCCCCTCCCCTCCCGCCGGCCAGGCCCCGGGCCAGCCCGCCCCCCGGGCCACGGCCACGCTGCGCCTGTCCCGCAACCTCGACCACGTCCTGCGAGGCAACTACGACGGCGACGGCTCGGCGGCGTCGTTCTCGTCCCCGGCGGTCACCGACGTCACCGGCGACGGCGTGGCCGAGGTGGTGACGGCCACCGTCGACGGGTGGGTCATCGCCTTCCGGGCCGACGGGTCCCGCCTGTGGGACACCGACCTGGGCCGCACCTCCATCCAGTCGTCGCCGGCGGTGGCCGACATGACCGGCGACGGGCGCCCCGACGTGGTGGTGGGCACCCTCGACGGCCGGGTCGTCCTCCTCGACGGCCCCTCCGGGGGGCGCCTCCGCACCTTCGGGGACGGGGGGCCCCAGGGCTGCCTGCCCATCTGCTTCCCGCGGGGCTTCCACGCCACGCCGGCCCTGGGTGACGTCAACGGCGACCGCCGGCCCGACATCGTGGCCGCCAGCTACAACCACCACGTCTACGCCTGGACCGCGGGCGGCACGCTGCTGTTCCGCCGCAACCTGTACGACACCATCTGGTCCTCCCCCGTCATCGCCGACATCGACCGCAACGGCACCAACGAGATCGTGGTGGGCAGCGACGTCGACGCCAGCAACGCCGTCCTGGGCGGCCCCAGCGGCGGCCTGGTCTGGGTCCTGAACCGCAGCGGCAGCACCTATGGCGGCTACCCCAAGCGCTTCGCCGGCCAGGTCATCTGGTCGTCGCCGGCGGTGGGCGACATCAACGCCGACGGCAACGTCGACATCGTGGTGGGCTCGGGCGTCTACTACCCCAACCCCAACGGCTGGAAGGTCATCGCCATCACCGGGCGCACCGGCCGGGCCGTGCCCGGCTGGCCGGCGGCCACCAACGGCCGGGTCATGGGCTCGCCCGCCCTCGGGGACCTCACCGGCGACGGGCGGCCCGAGGTGGTGGTCACCTCCGAGGGCGGCTACCTGTACGCCTTCAACGGCAACGGCAGCCGGCGCTGGGCGGCGTGCGACCGCACGAACGGCAGCGGCTGCAACCCCGGCGGGGCCGGGACCCACTCCAGCCCGGCCATCGCCGACGTGGACGGGGACGGCCAGGCCGAGGTGGTCTCGGCCCTGGAGTTCACCCTGCGGGTCTACTCCGGCTCCACCGGCACCGTGGAGGACGCCCTGTCCCTGGGCAGCGGGTCCACCCACGTGGTCCCGTCGACCACGCCCAGCATCGGGGAGATCGGGGGCCGGACCTTCATCGCCTACCAGGAGCACGTCCGCCGGGGCCACAGCCAGCCCTACGGCCGGGCCAACGACGTGCACCGGGTCCAGCTCCTGACCACCGACCAGGGGATGTGCGCGGCGCCGTGGGCCACGTTCAAGGCCAACGCCGGGCGCGGCGCCCGGTTCAGCACCGCCCCGCCCCGCTGGACGCCGTTCACCTGCCCGGCCGCCTTCGTGGACCAGCAGTACCGCGACTTCCTGGGCCGGGCCGCCGACGACCCCGGGCGCGCCTACTGGACGGCGCGCCTGCACCACGGCACCCGCAGCGGGTCGTGGGTCATCAACGCCTTCATCCGCACCCCCGAGTTCGAGGACGTGATCGCCCCCGTGGTCCGGGCCCACTTCGGCATCGGCGGCACCTACCCGACCTCCGCCGCCGCGGTGCGGGCCGACGCCAGCCGCCTCCGCCAGGGCACGCCGCTGGCCACCGTGGCCCAGGACCTGATCGACGCCCACCCCACGACGGCGAACCTGACCGACGAGCAGTTCGTCGACGCCGTCTACCGCAACGCCCTGGGCCGGGCGCCCACCGCCCAGGAGCTGGCCACCGAGACCGGGCGGCTCGCCTCCGGCACCACCCGGGGGGCCCTGGTGGCCCGGGTGGCCGAGGGCCCCACCGCCACCGGCCGCCTCCAGCCCTCGGTGGACGTCACCATGCTCTACCTGGGGATGCTCGACCGGCCGCCCGACGCCAGCGGCTTCGCCCACTGGGTGCCGGTCACCCGCCGGGACGGGCCCGACCGCCTCATCCGGGGCTTCCAGACCTCGGCCGAGTACCGGGACCGGGTCACCTGA
- a CDS encoding carbonic anhydrase — protein sequence MTATDELLANNARYAASFSSAGRPLRPARKLTVLACMDSRLDLFGILGLDQGDAHMIRNAGGVVTDDMIRSLAISQRRLGTEEIILIHHTDCGMLTLTDDDFKREIEEETGIRPSWAVEAFVDLEADVRQSMARIRASPFVPHRENVRGFVYEVDTGILREVTPLR from the coding sequence ATGACGGCGACCGACGAGCTCCTGGCCAACAACGCGCGGTACGCGGCGAGCTTCTCCTCCGCGGGCCGGCCGCTGCGGCCGGCCCGGAAGCTGACCGTCCTGGCCTGCATGGACTCGCGGCTGGACCTGTTCGGCATCCTCGGCCTGGACCAGGGCGACGCCCACATGATCCGCAACGCCGGCGGCGTGGTCACCGACGACATGATCCGGTCCCTGGCCATCTCCCAGCGACGCCTGGGCACCGAGGAGATCATCCTCATCCACCACACCGACTGCGGGATGCTGACCCTCACCGACGACGACTTCAAGCGGGAGATCGAGGAGGAGACCGGGATCCGGCCCTCGTGGGCGGTGGAGGCCTTCGTGGACCTGGAGGCCGACGTCCGCCAGAGCATGGCCCGCATCCGGGCCAGCCCGTTCGTCCCGCACCGGGAGAACGTGCGGGGCTTCGTCTACGAGGTGGACACCGGGATCCTGCGCGAGGTGACCCCGCTCAGGTGA
- a CDS encoding methyltransferase domain-containing protein, translating to MSPRATTGTTIGLAPGAPAEAAGQDAAKYGTTNPVVQRLLGRWMDEVHSVLGDVSGVVVDVGVGEGLALERMVPGGHPAVGLEYRLDKARAARQRLDWLAPVSGDAGMLPFPDDCADLVTCIELLEHLPRYRPAVLELARITRGRCVVSVPWEPWFRLGNLGRGKNVRRFGNDPEHVQAFTPKKLVRALRRGFRDVELHPSFPWLIAECRGPKGP from the coding sequence GTGAGCCCCCGAGCCACCACCGGCACCACCATCGGCCTGGCCCCCGGCGCCCCGGCCGAGGCGGCCGGGCAGGACGCGGCCAAGTACGGCACGACCAACCCGGTGGTGCAGCGCCTGCTGGGGCGCTGGATGGACGAGGTGCACAGCGTGCTGGGCGACGTGTCGGGCGTGGTCGTCGACGTGGGCGTGGGCGAGGGCCTGGCCCTGGAGCGCATGGTCCCGGGCGGGCACCCGGCGGTCGGCCTGGAGTATCGCCTGGACAAGGCCCGGGCCGCCCGCCAGCGCCTCGACTGGCTGGCCCCGGTCTCCGGCGACGCCGGCATGCTGCCCTTCCCCGACGACTGCGCCGACCTGGTGACCTGCATCGAGCTGCTCGAGCACCTGCCCCGCTACCGGCCGGCGGTGCTGGAGCTGGCCCGCATCACCCGGGGCCGGTGCGTGGTCTCGGTGCCGTGGGAGCCGTGGTTCCGGCTCGGCAACCTGGGCCGGGGCAAGAACGTGCGCCGGTTCGGCAACGACCCCGAGCACGTCCAGGCCTTCACCCCCAAGAAGCTGGTGCGGGCGTTGCGGCGGGGCTTCCGCGACGTCGAGCTCCACCCGTCCTTCCCCTGGCTCATCGCCGAGTGCCGCGGCCCCAAGGGGCCGTAG
- a CDS encoding glycosyltransferase family 2 protein, producing MPPHLSVLLPAYNEAENLAELVPEIAKVLESAGIDHEVVVVDDGSTDGTRRVMGGLRSPTVRSIRLRRNSGKSAALAVGVEQVRGEIVVLMDADGQDDPEEIPRLLAHLEAEGLDLVTGRRSVRNDRFVKRTTSKLYNGATARVTGVPGRDFNSGLKVMRRELAESVELYGELHRYIPVLAVWNGFRVDELDVEHHERRHGRSKFGRARFWRGFLDLVTVKFLTTYTARPFHLFGGIGFLIGLVGSGLLAWMAVERIAGRSIGTRPALQAGVLLVVVAVQMVSLGLLGELMVNLRRRRTLEASAEGDLA from the coding sequence TTGCCCCCCCACCTGTCGGTGCTGCTGCCGGCCTACAACGAGGCCGAGAACCTGGCCGAGCTCGTCCCCGAGATCGCCAAGGTGCTGGAGTCGGCGGGCATCGACCACGAGGTCGTGGTGGTCGACGACGGGAGCACCGACGGCACCCGCCGGGTGATGGGCGGGTTGCGCAGCCCGACGGTGCGGTCCATCCGGCTGCGCCGCAACTCGGGCAAGTCGGCGGCCCTGGCCGTCGGGGTCGAACAGGTCCGGGGCGAGATCGTGGTGCTGATGGACGCCGACGGGCAGGACGACCCCGAGGAGATCCCCCGCCTCCTGGCCCACCTGGAGGCCGAGGGCCTGGACCTGGTGACCGGGCGCCGGTCCGTGCGCAACGACCGCTTCGTCAAGCGCACCACGTCCAAGCTCTACAACGGGGCCACGGCCCGGGTCACCGGCGTGCCGGGCCGTGACTTCAACAGCGGGCTCAAGGTCATGCGCCGGGAGCTGGCCGAGTCGGTCGAGCTCTACGGCGAGCTCCACCGCTACATCCCGGTGCTGGCCGTGTGGAACGGCTTCCGGGTGGACGAGCTCGACGTCGAGCACCACGAGCGGCGCCACGGGCGGTCCAAGTTCGGGCGGGCCCGGTTCTGGCGGGGCTTCCTGGACCTGGTCACGGTCAAGTTCCTGACCACCTACACGGCCCGCCCCTTCCACCTGTTCGGGGGCATCGGGTTCCTCATCGGCCTGGTGGGCTCGGGCCTGCTGGCCTGGATGGCCGTCGAGCGCATCGCCGGGCGGTCCATCGGGACCCGGCCCGCCCTGCAGGCCGGCGTGCTGCTGGTGGTGGTGGCGGTCCAGATGGTGTCGCTGGGCCTGCTGGGCGAGCTCATGGTGAACCTGCGGCGCCGGCGCACCCTGGAGGCGTCGGCCGAGGGGGACCTGGCGTGA
- a CDS encoding GDP-mannose 4,6-dehydratase, protein MRALVTGAGGFVGRHLVRHLTEAGDEVVTTDPAHGGADITDPAAIAAEVAAAGPEVVYHLAGWADVGGSWAHPVEAFRANAEGTLNVLSACQAAGVQRVVAVSSADVYGKVRPEELPLTEDSPLRPASPYAASKVAADYLGLQAWLGHGLPVMRVRAFNHLGPGQADKFLASALASRIAGAERDGRQVLSIGDLSPRRDFTDVRDVVRAYRLLAERGEPGEAYNVCSGTDLAVQQVADVLLGLSEATLRLETDPDLLRPVEIPVLRGSHAKLTAATGWEPEIAIEDTLAELLADWRTRLTA, encoded by the coding sequence ATGAGGGCGCTGGTCACCGGGGCCGGCGGCTTCGTCGGCCGGCACCTCGTCCGGCACCTCACCGAGGCGGGCGACGAGGTCGTCACCACCGACCCGGCCCACGGCGGGGCCGACATCACCGACCCGGCCGCCATCGCCGCCGAGGTGGCGGCCGCCGGTCCCGAGGTGGTGTACCACCTGGCCGGCTGGGCCGACGTGGGCGGCTCGTGGGCCCACCCGGTGGAGGCCTTCAGGGCCAACGCCGAGGGCACGTTGAACGTGCTCAGCGCCTGCCAGGCCGCCGGGGTGCAGCGGGTGGTGGCCGTCTCCAGCGCCGATGTCTACGGCAAGGTGCGCCCCGAGGAGCTGCCCCTCACCGAGGACAGCCCCCTGCGGCCGGCCTCGCCCTACGCGGCGTCCAAGGTGGCGGCCGACTACCTCGGCCTCCAGGCCTGGCTGGGCCACGGCCTGCCGGTCATGCGGGTGCGGGCGTTCAACCACCTGGGCCCCGGCCAGGCCGACAAGTTCCTGGCCTCGGCCCTGGCCAGCCGCATCGCGGGCGCCGAGCGGGACGGCCGCCAGGTGCTCTCCATCGGCGACCTGTCGCCCCGCCGGGACTTCACCGACGTCCGCGACGTGGTCCGGGCCTACCGGCTCCTGGCCGAGCGGGGCGAGCCCGGCGAGGCCTACAACGTGTGCTCGGGCACCGACCTGGCCGTCCAGCAGGTGGCCGACGTCCTGCTGGGCCTGTCCGAGGCCACCCTGCGCCTGGAGACCGACCCCGACCTGCTGCGCCCGGTCGAGATCCCCGTCCTCCGCGGCTCCCACGCCAAGCTGACCGCGGCCACCGGCTGGGAGCCCGAGATCGCCATCGAGGACACCCTGGCCGAGCTCCTGGCCGACTGGCGCACCCGCCTCACCGCCTGA
- a CDS encoding DUF1996 domain-containing protein, whose protein sequence is MLAGVAVVIATSPFGSPGPEGSRAVPVGPTERAGHAGHTPPSGAPGPSEPAGEDWVARTDDDALFSVDCRFSHRAGDDPIVHPGVPGASHSHEFFGSTATDAASTGPSLRGTATTCEDADDTAAYWVPTLLVRGVPVEPVLLRAYYRARPGVDVRDVTAPPPGLAMISGDPSATGSGSGAHGDGHAGTAGPEGVVDPGWGCGLRPRRLRAEPPTDCNDRSPLTLQLRFPDCWDGRHLDSVDHRGHVARSVDGACPSTHPVLMTELQVSVSWPVTGADGAEVTLASGAVQGAHGDFLNGWDPAALDGHIDLCVHAKANCTIG, encoded by the coding sequence GTGCTGGCGGGGGTGGCCGTGGTGATCGCCACCTCGCCGTTCGGCTCTCCCGGGCCCGAGGGGTCCCGGGCCGTCCCCGTCGGGCCCACCGAGCGGGCCGGGCACGCCGGCCACACCCCTCCCAGTGGTGCGCCGGGGCCATCGGAGCCGGCGGGCGAGGACTGGGTCGCCCGGACCGACGACGACGCCCTGTTCTCGGTGGACTGCCGGTTCAGCCACCGGGCCGGCGACGACCCCATCGTCCACCCGGGGGTGCCGGGGGCCAGCCACAGCCACGAGTTCTTCGGCAGCACGGCCACCGACGCCGCCTCCACCGGGCCGTCCCTGCGGGGCACGGCCACCACCTGCGAGGACGCCGACGACACCGCGGCCTACTGGGTGCCCACCCTGTTGGTGCGGGGCGTGCCGGTGGAACCGGTGCTGCTGCGGGCCTACTACCGGGCCCGGCCCGGCGTGGACGTGCGGGACGTGACCGCCCCGCCCCCGGGCCTGGCCATGATCTCCGGCGACCCGTCCGCCACCGGCTCAGGATCGGGCGCCCATGGTGACGGGCACGCCGGCACGGCCGGCCCGGAGGGGGTGGTCGACCCGGGCTGGGGGTGCGGGCTGCGGCCCCGCCGGCTGCGGGCCGAGCCGCCCACCGACTGCAACGACCGGTCCCCGCTGACCCTCCAGCTGCGGTTCCCGGACTGCTGGGACGGCCGCCACCTGGACAGCGTCGATCACCGCGGCCACGTGGCCCGCAGCGTCGACGGCGCCTGCCCCTCGACCCATCCGGTGCTGATGACCGAGCTCCAGGTCTCGGTGTCGTGGCCGGTCACCGGGGCCGACGGCGCGGAGGTGACCCTGGCCTCAGGGGCGGTCCAGGGCGCCCACGGCGACTTCCTCAACGGGTGGGACCCCGCCGCCCTCGACGGGCACATCGACCTCTGCGTCCACGCCAAGGCCAACTGCACCATCGGCTGA
- a CDS encoding right-handed parallel beta-helix repeat-containing protein, with protein sequence MSGKTGARRRALFPVAVLVVALLAACGGGDGDQAVEGGGEGVTVEALDNVFGEEDPHVVRVDPGGTVTWENIGRNDHNIIPVDAARFGVGETEFRPGDTYEATFDEPGAFQYYCSLHGNASDGMVGTVLVGDVEAPPPPPPPPDVLDIVASGTTIEVPEDHGTIQGAVDAAGEGDLILVAPGTYEEAVQVPRGKDGITIRGLDRQGVVLDGEFTRANGIQVVRANGVVIENMTAQNYTKNGFFWTGVTGYRGSYLTAYRNGDYGVYAFESTKGQIDHSYASGSPDAGFYIGGCQPCDALITDVISEWNGLGYSGTNAGGNLVIANSTWRYNRAGIVPNSGSYEPEYPQDDNTIVGNLVHDNNNGETPAIDIAITAMGNGILIAGGINNTIERNRVVEHDLGGIVVITYPESAEYVWEATGNVVRDNVVTGSGLGDLGLWFDSAGQETGGNCFAGNEFGTSAPEGLEDELPCPAPDSADLTEGAFDLGRLATNDGKPESVPYDRADIPDPPDADQPEMPNPATAPARPAVDVPLVLDVAAIEVPAAP encoded by the coding sequence ATGTCAGGCAAGACCGGGGCCCGGAGGCGGGCCCTCTTCCCGGTGGCGGTCCTGGTGGTGGCCCTGCTGGCCGCGTGCGGGGGCGGCGACGGGGACCAGGCCGTCGAGGGCGGGGGTGAGGGCGTCACCGTCGAGGCCCTGGACAACGTGTTCGGCGAGGAGGACCCCCACGTGGTCCGCGTCGACCCCGGCGGCACGGTCACCTGGGAGAACATCGGCCGCAACGACCACAACATCATCCCCGTGGACGCGGCCCGCTTCGGCGTGGGGGAGACCGAGTTCCGGCCCGGCGACACCTACGAGGCCACCTTCGACGAGCCCGGGGCCTTCCAGTACTACTGCTCGCTCCACGGCAACGCCTCCGACGGGATGGTCGGCACCGTGCTGGTGGGCGACGTGGAGGCGCCGCCGCCGCCCCCGCCGCCGCCCGACGTGCTCGACATCGTGGCCAGCGGCACCACCATCGAGGTCCCCGAGGACCACGGGACCATCCAGGGCGCGGTGGACGCCGCCGGCGAGGGCGACCTGATCCTGGTGGCCCCCGGCACCTACGAGGAGGCCGTGCAGGTGCCCCGGGGCAAGGACGGCATCACCATCCGCGGCCTGGACCGCCAGGGGGTGGTCCTCGACGGCGAGTTCACCCGAGCCAACGGCATCCAGGTGGTGCGGGCCAACGGGGTGGTGATCGAGAACATGACGGCCCAGAACTACACCAAGAACGGCTTCTTCTGGACGGGGGTGACGGGCTACCGGGGCTCGTACCTGACCGCCTACCGGAACGGCGACTACGGCGTCTACGCCTTCGAGTCGACCAAGGGCCAGATCGACCACTCCTACGCCTCGGGCAGCCCCGACGCCGGCTTCTACATCGGCGGCTGCCAACCGTGCGACGCGCTCATCACCGACGTCATATCGGAGTGGAACGGGTTGGGGTACTCCGGCACCAACGCCGGGGGGAACCTGGTCATCGCCAACTCGACGTGGCGCTACAACCGGGCCGGCATCGTGCCCAACAGCGGGTCGTACGAGCCCGAGTACCCCCAGGACGACAACACCATCGTCGGCAACCTGGTCCACGACAACAACAACGGCGAGACCCCGGCCATCGACATCGCCATCACCGCCATGGGCAACGGGATCCTCATCGCCGGGGGCATCAACAACACCATCGAGCGCAACCGGGTGGTCGAGCACGACCTGGGGGGCATCGTGGTCATCACGTACCCGGAGAGCGCCGAGTACGTCTGGGAGGCCACCGGCAACGTCGTGCGCGACAACGTCGTCACCGGCTCGGGCCTGGGCGACCTGGGCCTGTGGTTCGACTCCGCCGGCCAGGAGACGGGTGGCAACTGCTTCGCCGGCAACGAGTTCGGGACCAGCGCCCCCGAGGGCCTGGAGGACGAGCTGCCCTGCCCGGCCCCGGACAGCGCGGACCTGACCGAGGGGGCGTTCGACCTGGGCCGCCTGGCCACCAACGACGGCAAGCCCGAGTCGGTGCCCTACGACCGGGCCGACATCCCCGATCCCCCCGACGCCGACCAGCCCGAGATGCCGAACCCGGCCACGGCCCCGGCCCGCCCCGCGGTGGACGTGCCCCTGGTGCTCGACGTCGCCGCCATCGAGGTGCCCGCCGCGCCGTGA
- the msrA gene encoding peptide-methionine (S)-S-oxide reductase MsrA, whose amino-acid sequence MFLRRKMDMVEPERALPGRSEALPVAAAHTVLGTPMTPPFPEGTRTLLVALGCFWGAERLFWTVPGVVTTAVGYVGGFTPNPTYEEVCSGRTGHAEAVLVAYDPEQISLEALLKVFWEGHDPTQGMAQGNDTGTQYRSGVYGLSPDERAVAEASRDAFQEQLHAAGHGDITTEITDGGPFFYAEDEHQQYLDKNPHGYCGLGGLAGVSCPIGLTTD is encoded by the coding sequence ATGTTCCTGCGCCGCAAGATGGACATGGTCGAGCCCGAGCGAGCCCTCCCCGGGCGGTCCGAGGCCCTGCCCGTGGCCGCCGCCCACACCGTGCTGGGCACGCCCATGACCCCGCCGTTCCCCGAGGGGACGCGGACCCTGCTCGTCGCCCTGGGGTGCTTCTGGGGAGCGGAGCGGTTGTTCTGGACGGTGCCCGGGGTGGTCACCACCGCGGTGGGCTACGTCGGGGGCTTCACCCCCAACCCCACCTACGAGGAGGTGTGCTCGGGCCGGACCGGCCACGCCGAGGCCGTGCTGGTGGCCTACGACCCGGAGCAGATCAGCCTGGAGGCACTGCTCAAGGTGTTCTGGGAGGGCCACGACCCCACCCAGGGCATGGCCCAGGGCAACGACACCGGCACCCAGTACCGCTCCGGCGTCTACGGCCTGTCCCCCGACGAGCGGGCGGTGGCCGAGGCCAGCCGGGACGCCTTCCAGGAGCAGCTGCACGCCGCCGGCCACGGCGACATCACCACCGAGATCACCGACGGCGGCCCGTTCTTCTACGCCGAGGACGAGCACCAGCAGTACCTGGACAAGAACCCCCACGGCTACTGCGGCCTCGGCGGCCTGGCCGGGGTGAGCTGCCCCATCGGCCTGACCACCGACTGA
- a CDS encoding VOC family protein: MSTRTSPWPAGVPCWADLMVSDVPTARAFYGSVLGWDFTDTDDEFGGYVLAQVDGVPAAGLGPLQPGSRTAWTLYLASDDADATARAVTEHGGTVVAEPRDVGPLGRMCVAIDPAGAMFGVWQGKQHIGAGVVNRPGGLTWEDLRATDPAAAQAFYAAVFGYRLDPMEDAAPDYVTFTVPGDEVPLGGMGGMFGAEGAPSHWLVYFGVADADAATRAAAGAGGTVAAEPFDTPYGRMAALADPEGTAFWVVQTDPTAGPDRSG, translated from the coding sequence ATGAGCACCCGCACCTCCCCGTGGCCCGCCGGTGTCCCCTGCTGGGCCGACCTGATGGTGTCCGACGTCCCCACCGCCCGGGCCTTCTACGGCTCGGTGCTGGGCTGGGACTTCACCGACACCGACGACGAGTTCGGAGGGTACGTCCTGGCCCAGGTCGACGGCGTGCCCGCGGCCGGGCTGGGCCCCCTCCAGCCCGGGTCCCGCACGGCCTGGACCCTGTACCTGGCCAGCGACGACGCCGACGCCACCGCTCGGGCCGTCACCGAGCACGGTGGCACCGTCGTGGCCGAGCCCAGGGACGTGGGACCGCTGGGACGCATGTGCGTCGCCATCGACCCCGCCGGGGCGATGTTCGGCGTCTGGCAGGGCAAGCAGCACATCGGGGCCGGGGTGGTCAACCGTCCCGGCGGCCTGACCTGGGAGGACCTGCGCGCCACCGACCCGGCCGCGGCCCAGGCCTTCTACGCCGCGGTGTTCGGGTACCGGCTCGACCCCATGGAGGACGCCGCGCCCGACTACGTCACCTTCACCGTGCCCGGTGACGAGGTGCCGTTGGGGGGCATGGGCGGCATGTTCGGGGCTGAGGGCGCCCCCTCGCACTGGCTGGTGTACTTCGGCGTGGCCGACGCCGACGCCGCCACCCGGGCCGCGGCCGGGGCCGGCGGCACGGTGGCGGCCGAACCGTTCGACACCCCCTACGGACGCATGGCCGCGCTGGCCGACCCCGAGGGCACCGCCTTCTGGGTCGTCCAGACCGATCCCACCGCCGGCCCCGACCGCTCCGGCTGA
- a CDS encoding SDR family NAD(P)-dependent oxidoreductase: MGMLDGKVAIVTGAGHGIGRGHALELARHGAKVVVNDLGGSVTGEGQGRDADLTVALVEQRGGQAVADYGDVADHTAAGAMVARAVEVWGRLDVLVTNAGIVRDAAIWNMSEADFDAVIGVHLKGTWSPCHHAAKHWRQVHKETGRPVGGRVITTTSGAGLTGNFGQTNYATAKAGVAGFTQTLSLELAKLGVTVNAVGPAAATRITATMPGAPPVIEPDEVPEDEWNRMDPAVSSPLVAWLASDESAHVTGQVIRAVAEDIIWMQPWRDGPTLANGGRRWDATTLGAQLATDVFGTRAPGLRY, encoded by the coding sequence ATGGGCATGCTCGACGGCAAGGTCGCCATCGTCACCGGAGCGGGCCACGGCATCGGCCGGGGGCACGCCCTGGAGCTGGCCCGCCACGGGGCCAAGGTGGTGGTCAACGACCTGGGCGGCTCGGTGACCGGGGAGGGCCAGGGCCGCGACGCCGACCTCACGGTGGCCCTGGTCGAGCAGCGCGGCGGCCAGGCCGTGGCCGACTACGGCGACGTGGCCGACCACACCGCGGCCGGCGCCATGGTGGCCCGCGCCGTCGAGGTCTGGGGCCGGCTCGACGTGCTGGTCACCAACGCCGGCATCGTGCGCGACGCCGCCATCTGGAACATGAGCGAGGCCGACTTCGACGCCGTGATCGGCGTGCACCTCAAGGGCACGTGGTCGCCGTGCCACCACGCGGCCAAGCACTGGCGGCAGGTCCACAAGGAGACCGGCCGGCCGGTCGGCGGCCGGGTCATCACCACCACCTCCGGCGCCGGCCTCACCGGCAACTTCGGCCAGACCAACTACGCCACGGCCAAGGCCGGGGTGGCCGGCTTCACCCAGACCCTGAGCCTGGAGCTGGCCAAGCTGGGGGTCACCGTCAACGCCGTGGGCCCGGCCGCGGCCACCCGCATCACCGCCACCATGCCCGGCGCCCCCCCGGTCATCGAGCCCGACGAGGTGCCCGAGGACGAGTGGAACCGCATGGACCCGGCGGTGTCGTCGCCGCTGGTGGCCTGGCTGGCCAGCGACGAGAGCGCGCACGTCACCGGCCAGGTCATCCGCGCCGTGGCCGAGGACATCATCTGGATGCAGCCGTGGCGCGACGGCCCCACGCTCGCCAACGGGGGCCGGCGCTGGGACGCCACCACGCTGGGGGCCCAGCTGGCCACCGACGTCTTCGGCACCCGCGCCCCCGGCCTCCGCTACTGA